One stretch of Bacillus kexueae DNA includes these proteins:
- a CDS encoding helix-turn-helix domain-containing protein, which produces MEAEKWGRRIRAFRKLKGYTQESFAKDLGVSVSVLGEVERGNRLPAKQLVEDIAELLEISVEELTPENE; this is translated from the coding sequence ATGGAAGCAGAAAAGTGGGGAAGAAGAATTCGCGCTTTTAGAAAGCTAAAAGGTTATACGCAAGAAAGTTTTGCGAAAGACTTAGGAGTATCTGTATCAGTTTTAGGAGAAGTCGAAAGAGGAAATCGCCTACCGGCCAAGCAGTTAGTGGAAGACATAGCCGAATTGCTTGAAATAAGTGTGGAAGAATTAACCCCAGAAAATGAGTGA
- the folK gene encoding 2-amino-4-hydroxy-6-hydroxymethyldihydropteridine diphosphokinase, with translation MNNVSYISLGSNMGERYSFLTQAIQRLDNHPQVSVLKKSSIYETEPVGYTEQDLFLNMVVKLETSLTPFELLSLLQQIEVELGRKRLIRWGPRTLDLDILLFNHENIETEQLMIPHPRMFDRSFVLIPLFEIEPDVKIPNRADSLAVIIEQLTDKEGVRIWKQKSGEEEFALLES, from the coding sequence ATGAATAATGTTTCATACATTTCACTTGGGTCCAATATGGGGGAGCGTTACTCTTTTTTAACCCAAGCGATACAGCGACTTGATAACCATCCACAAGTGAGTGTGCTAAAAAAATCTTCCATTTACGAAACTGAGCCTGTCGGTTATACTGAGCAAGATTTGTTTTTAAATATGGTGGTTAAACTGGAGACATCTTTGACTCCATTTGAGCTATTATCATTGTTACAACAGATAGAAGTAGAATTAGGACGCAAGAGACTAATAAGATGGGGTCCTCGAACGTTGGACCTTGACATTTTGTTATTCAATCATGAAAATATTGAAACAGAACAATTAATGATTCCACATCCGAGAATGTTTGACCGTTCATTTGTTCTTATTCCGTTGTTTGAGATAGAGCCCGATGTAAAAATTCCGAATCGAGCAGATTCTCTTGCTGTCATCATTGAACAATTAACAGATAAAGAAGGAGTACGGATATGGAAGCAGAAAAGTGGGGAAGAAGAATTCGCGCTTTTAGAAAGCTAA
- the lysS gene encoding lysine--tRNA ligase → MSHEELNNQQELNDQLQVRREKMQSLRDKGMDPFGKRYERTHQAEEVKAEYDQFTKEELETKEALVSLAGRIMTKRGKGKAGFAHIQDLSGQIQIYVRKDAVGEEAYEIFNSADLGDLVGIKGTVFKTKVGELSVKVTEFTLLTKSLRPLPDKYHGLKDIEQRYRQRYLDLIMNPESKSTFIARSKIIQSMRRYLDNQGFLEVETPTMHAIAGGASARPFITHHNALDMPLYMRIAIELHLKRLIVGGLEKVYEIGRVFRNEGISTRHNPEFTMLELYEAYADYQDVMELTENMIAHIAKEVLGTTTVQYGEHEVNLEPKWARLHMVDAIKQYTGVDFWPVTTTEEARRLANEHGVEINDNMEYGHIVNEFFEQKVEDKLIQPTFIYGHPVEISPLAKKNDEDPRFTDRFELFIVGREHANAFTELNDPIDQRERFEAQLKEREQGNDEAHMMDEDFVEALEYGMPPTGGLGIGIDRLVMLLTNSPSIRDVLLFPQMRHK, encoded by the coding sequence ATGAGTCATGAGGAATTAAACAATCAACAAGAATTAAATGATCAATTACAGGTAAGACGCGAGAAAATGCAGTCTCTACGTGACAAAGGGATGGACCCTTTCGGTAAGCGTTACGAGCGTACGCACCAAGCGGAAGAAGTAAAAGCAGAGTATGACCAATTCACAAAAGAAGAATTAGAGACAAAAGAAGCTTTAGTATCCCTTGCTGGTCGTATTATGACAAAGAGAGGAAAAGGAAAAGCTGGGTTTGCTCATATTCAAGATCTATCTGGTCAAATCCAAATTTATGTCCGTAAAGATGCTGTTGGCGAGGAAGCTTATGAAATTTTCAACAGTGCAGACTTAGGAGATTTAGTAGGTATTAAAGGTACTGTGTTCAAAACAAAAGTTGGGGAGCTTTCTGTAAAAGTAACTGAATTTACGCTACTTACAAAATCTTTACGTCCATTACCAGACAAATATCATGGTTTAAAAGATATCGAACAACGCTATCGCCAACGTTATCTTGATTTAATCATGAACCCCGAAAGTAAGAGTACGTTCATCGCGCGTAGCAAAATTATTCAATCTATGCGTCGCTATTTAGATAATCAAGGATTTCTTGAAGTTGAAACTCCAACAATGCATGCTATCGCTGGAGGAGCGTCTGCACGTCCATTCATTACACACCACAACGCGTTAGATATGCCACTTTACATGCGTATTGCAATTGAACTACATTTGAAGCGTTTAATTGTTGGTGGACTTGAAAAGGTGTATGAGATTGGTCGAGTATTCCGTAACGAAGGTATCTCTACACGCCATAACCCTGAATTCACAATGCTAGAATTATACGAGGCTTATGCAGATTATCAAGATGTTATGGAACTAACAGAAAATATGATCGCTCATATTGCCAAAGAAGTGTTAGGGACAACTACTGTACAATACGGTGAGCATGAAGTTAACTTAGAACCGAAATGGGCACGTTTACATATGGTTGATGCAATTAAGCAATATACTGGTGTCGATTTCTGGCCTGTGACGACTACGGAGGAAGCTCGTCGTTTAGCGAACGAACACGGTGTTGAAATTAATGACAACATGGAATATGGTCATATTGTCAACGAATTTTTCGAGCAAAAAGTGGAAGATAAACTGATTCAACCGACATTTATCTACGGTCATCCGGTAGAAATTTCACCTTTAGCGAAAAAGAATGATGAGGACCCTCGATTTACGGATCGATTTGAATTGTTTATTGTCGGTCGTGAGCACGCAAATGCATTTACAGAGTTAAATGACCCTATCGATCAAAGAGAAAGATTTGAAGCGCAATTAAAAGAACGCGAGCAAGGTAATGATGAGGCTCATATGATGGATGAAGACTTTGTCGAAGCGTTAGAGTATGGTATGCCGCCTACTGGAGGATTAGGAATTGGGATCGATCGTCTTGTGATGTTGTTAACGAATTCTCCTTCGATTCGTGACGTATTGTTATTCCCGCAAATGAGACATAAGTAA
- the folB gene encoding dihydroneopterin aldolase — MDKIYVNQMKFYGYHGVFPEENKLGQRFYVDVELMANLKKAGETDDLAYTVNYADIYHLCQKVVEGPPYKLVESIAENIAEEILSAFSLVEMCTVKVTKPDPPIPGHYQSVAVEVTRGRK, encoded by the coding sequence ATCGATAAAATTTATGTGAATCAGATGAAATTCTATGGCTACCATGGTGTGTTTCCTGAGGAAAATAAACTAGGGCAACGCTTTTATGTTGATGTGGAGTTAATGGCTAATTTAAAAAAAGCAGGAGAAACCGATGATCTAGCATACACCGTGAACTATGCTGATATTTATCATCTATGTCAGAAAGTTGTTGAAGGTCCGCCATATAAACTTGTTGAGTCCATTGCTGAAAATATTGCCGAAGAAATACTCTCTGCTTTTTCGCTTGTTGAAATGTGTACCGTGAAAGTGACAAAACCCGATCCCCCCATTCCGGGTCATTACCAATCTGTAGCGGTTGAAGTGACAAGAGGTCGAAAATGA
- the dusB gene encoding tRNA dihydrouridine synthase DusB codes for MFKIGDIQLKNRVILAPMAGVCNSAFRLTVKEFGAGLVCAEMVSDKAILYKNVKTMGMLYIDEREKPLSLQIFGGEKESLVEAAKFVDKNTTADIIDINMGCPVPKITKCDAGAKWLLDPNKIYDLVAAVVDAVEKPVTVKMRMGWDENHIYAVQNAQAIERAGGQAVALHGRTRVQMYEGVANWDIIKEVKQSVSIPVIGNGDVKTPQDAKRMLDETGVDGVMIGRAALGNPWMIYRTVKYLESGELIGEPSVREKMDVCKLHLDRLIQLKDENVAVREMRKHAAWYLKGIRGNAKVRNEINTCETREELVSLLDGFVAEVEEKEQVQAG; via the coding sequence ATGTTCAAAATTGGTGACATCCAATTGAAAAATCGCGTCATCCTTGCGCCGATGGCTGGTGTTTGTAATTCAGCCTTTCGTTTGACGGTAAAAGAGTTTGGCGCTGGCTTAGTATGTGCCGAAATGGTTAGTGACAAAGCCATCTTATATAAAAATGTTAAAACGATGGGCATGCTTTATATTGATGAACGTGAAAAACCTTTAAGTTTACAAATTTTTGGAGGGGAAAAAGAGTCCCTTGTAGAAGCGGCGAAATTTGTAGATAAAAATACAACAGCAGATATCATTGATATAAATATGGGTTGTCCTGTACCTAAGATTACAAAGTGTGACGCTGGTGCGAAATGGTTACTTGATCCAAATAAGATTTACGACTTAGTCGCGGCTGTTGTAGATGCAGTTGAAAAGCCAGTAACAGTAAAAATGCGTATGGGTTGGGATGAAAACCATATCTATGCTGTTCAAAATGCCCAAGCGATAGAACGTGCTGGAGGTCAGGCTGTTGCTTTGCATGGTCGTACACGTGTGCAAATGTATGAAGGGGTTGCGAATTGGGATATCATTAAAGAAGTAAAGCAATCCGTATCGATTCCTGTCATTGGAAACGGAGACGTGAAAACTCCACAGGATGCAAAGCGAATGTTAGATGAGACTGGTGTTGATGGTGTTATGATTGGACGTGCAGCACTGGGGAACCCTTGGATGATTTATCGTACAGTTAAATATTTAGAGTCCGGTGAACTAATCGGAGAACCAAGTGTACGTGAAAAAATGGATGTATGTAAACTACACTTAGACCGTTTAATTCAATTAAAAGACGAGAACGTCGCAGTTCGCGAAATGAGAAAACACGCTGCGTGGTACCTTAAGGGTATTCGTGGTAATGCGAAAGTTCGTAATGAAATCAATACTTGTGAAACGAGAGAAGAGCTTGTTTCATTGCTTGATGGATTTGTAGCTGAAGTTGAAGAAAAAGAGCAAGTTCAAGCAGGATAA